A single window of Pseudomonas marginalis DNA harbors:
- the acnA gene encoding aconitate hydratase AcnA has translation MSSLDSLRTLKTLEIDDKTYHYFSLPEAAKRLGDLDKLPMSLKVLLENLLRWEDNKTVTGADLKAIAAWLKERQSDREIQYRPARVLMQDFTGVPAVVDLAAMRAAVAKAGGDPQRINPLSPVDLVIDHSVMVDKFGNADAFEQNVDIEMQRNGERYAFLRWGQSAFDNFSVVPPGTGICHQVNLEYLGRTVWTKDEDGRTYAFPDTLVGTDSHTTMINGLGVLGWGVGGIEAEAAMLGQPVSMLIPEVIGFKLTGKLKEGITATDLVLTVTQMLRKKGVVGKFVEFYGDGLADLPLADRATIANMAPEYGATCGFFPVDEVTLDYLRLSGRPAATVKLVEAYTKAQGLWRNAGQEPVFTDSLALDMGSVEASLAGPKRPQDRVSLPNVGQAFSDFLDLQFKPTTKEEGRLESEGGGGVAVGNADLVGETDYEYEGQTYRLKNGAVVIAAITSCTNTSNPSVMMAAGLVAKKAVEKGLTRKPWVKTSLAPGSKVVTDYYKAAGLTQYLDKIGFDLVGYGCTTCIGNSGPLPEPIEKAIQKADLAVASVLSGNRNFEGRVHPLVKTNWLASPPLVVAYALAGTVRIDISSEPLGNDQQGNPVYLKDIWPSSQEIADAVAQVSTGMFHKEYAEVFAGDEQWQAIEVPQAATYVWQKDSTYIQHPPFFDDIAGPLPVIKDVKGAHVLALLGDSVTTDHISPAGNIKTDSPAGRYLREQGVEPRDFNSYGSRRGNHEVMMRGTFANIRIRNEMLGGEEGGNTLYIPTGEKMPIYDAAMKYQASGTPLVVIAGQEYGTGSSRDWAAKGTNLLGVKAVIAESFERIHRSNLVGMGVLPLQFKLDQNRKALKLTGKEKIDILGLTEVEIVPRMNLTLVITREDGSSEKVEVLCRIDTLNEVEYFKSGGILHYVLRQLIAS, from the coding sequence ATGTCATCCCTTGATAGCCTGAGAACCCTTAAAACTTTAGAAATCGACGACAAGACCTACCACTATTTCAGCCTGCCCGAAGCCGCCAAGCGCCTGGGTGACCTGGATAAGCTGCCGATGTCCCTCAAGGTGCTGCTGGAGAACCTGCTGCGCTGGGAGGACAACAAGACCGTCACCGGCGCCGACCTCAAGGCCATTGCCGCCTGGCTCAAAGAGCGCCAGTCCGACCGCGAGATCCAGTACCGCCCCGCCCGCGTGCTGATGCAGGACTTTACCGGCGTACCCGCCGTGGTCGACCTGGCCGCCATGCGCGCCGCCGTGGCCAAGGCCGGCGGCGACCCGCAGCGCATCAACCCGCTCTCGCCGGTGGACCTGGTGATCGACCACTCGGTGATGGTCGACAAGTTCGGCAACGCCGACGCCTTCGAGCAGAACGTCGACATCGAAATGCAGCGCAACGGCGAACGCTACGCCTTCCTGCGCTGGGGCCAGAGCGCCTTCGACAACTTCAGTGTGGTACCGCCGGGCACCGGCATCTGCCACCAGGTCAACCTCGAATACCTGGGCCGCACCGTGTGGACCAAGGACGAGGACGGCCGCACCTACGCCTTCCCAGACACCCTGGTGGGCACCGACTCCCACACCACCATGATCAACGGCCTCGGCGTGCTCGGCTGGGGCGTGGGCGGGATCGAAGCGGAAGCGGCGATGCTCGGCCAGCCGGTGTCGATGCTGATCCCGGAAGTGATCGGCTTCAAGCTCACCGGCAAATTGAAAGAAGGCATCACCGCCACCGACCTGGTGCTGACCGTCACCCAGATGCTGCGCAAGAAAGGCGTGGTGGGTAAGTTCGTCGAGTTCTACGGCGACGGCCTGGCCGACCTGCCCCTGGCGGACCGCGCGACCATCGCCAACATGGCCCCGGAATACGGCGCCACCTGCGGCTTTTTCCCGGTGGATGAGGTGACCCTGGACTACCTGCGCCTCTCCGGTCGCCCGGCTGCCACTGTGAAGCTGGTCGAGGCCTACACCAAGGCCCAGGGCCTGTGGCGCAACGCTGGTCAGGAGCCAGTGTTCACCGACAGCCTGGCCCTCGACATGGGCAGCGTCGAAGCCAGCCTCGCTGGGCCGAAACGCCCACAGGACCGTGTGTCCCTGCCCAACGTCGGCCAGGCGTTCAGCGACTTCCTCGACCTGCAGTTCAAACCCACCACCAAGGAAGAAGGCCGCCTGGAAAGTGAAGGCGGCGGCGGTGTGGCCGTGGGCAACGCCGACCTGGTGGGCGAAACCGACTATGAATACGAAGGCCAGACCTATCGCCTGAAAAACGGCGCCGTGGTGATCGCCGCCATCACCTCCTGTACCAACACGTCCAACCCCAGCGTGATGATGGCCGCCGGGCTGGTGGCGAAAAAAGCCGTGGAGAAAGGCCTCACGCGCAAACCCTGGGTGAAAACCTCCCTGGCGCCTGGCTCCAAAGTGGTCACCGACTACTACAAGGCCGCGGGCCTCACCCAGTATCTGGATAAAATTGGCTTCGACCTCGTGGGCTATGGCTGCACCACCTGCATCGGCAACTCCGGGCCGTTGCCCGAGCCGATTGAAAAAGCCATCCAGAAGGCCGACCTCGCCGTAGCGTCGGTGCTGTCCGGCAACCGCAACTTTGAAGGCCGCGTGCACCCCCTGGTGAAAACCAACTGGCTGGCCTCGCCGCCGCTGGTGGTGGCCTACGCTTTGGCGGGGACCGTACGCATCGATATCAGCAGCGAACCGCTGGGTAACGATCAACAGGGTAATCCGGTGTATTTGAAGGACATCTGGCCGAGCAGCCAGGAGATCGCCGACGCCGTTGCGCAGGTCAGCACCGGAATGTTCCACAAGGAATACGCCGAGGTGTTTGCCGGTGACGAACAGTGGCAAGCCATTGAAGTGCCACAGGCCGCGACCTATGTGTGGCAGAAAGACTCCACCTACATCCAGCACCCGCCATTCTTCGACGACATCGCCGGGCCTCTGCCGGTGATCAAAGACGTCAAGGGCGCCCACGTACTGGCGTTGCTGGGGGACTCGGTGACCACCGACCACATTTCCCCCGCCGGCAACATCAAGACCGACAGCCCCGCCGGCCGCTACCTGCGCGAGCAAGGCGTGGAGCCGCGTGACTTCAACTCCTACGGCTCACGTCGGGGCAACCATGAAGTGATGATGCGCGGCACCTTCGCCAATATACGCATTCGCAACGAAATGCTTGGCGGCGAGGAAGGCGGCAATACGCTGTACATCCCCACCGGCGAGAAAATGCCGATCTACGATGCGGCCATGAAGTACCAGGCCTCGGGCACACCGCTGGTGGTGATCGCCGGTCAGGAGTACGGCACCGGCTCCAGCCGCGACTGGGCCGCCAAGGGCACCAACCTGCTGGGGGTCAAGGCGGTGATCGCCGAGAGTTTCGAGCGGATTCACCGTTCCAACCTGGTGGGCATGGGCGTGCTGCCGCTGCAGTTCAAGCTGGATCAGAACCGCAAGGCGCTGAAGCTTACGGGCAAGGAGAAGATCGATATTCTCGGCCTGACCGAGGTAGAGATCGTGCCGCGGATGAACCTGACGCTGGTGATTACCCGCGAGGATGGCAGCAGCGAGAAGGTCGAGGTGCTGTGCCGGATCGATACCTTGAATGAAGTGGAGTACTTCAAGTCGGGGGGGATTCTGCACTATGTGCTGCGGCAGTTGATTGCCTCTTAA
- the rlmM gene encoding 23S rRNA (cytidine(2498)-2'-O)-methyltransferase RlmM, translated as MNTLFMHCRPGFEGEVCSEIAEHAARLNVSGYAKAKTGSACAEFVCTEEDGAQRLMHGQRFAELIFPRQWARGVFIDLPETDRISVILAHLREFPVCGSLWLEMVDTNDGKELSNFCKKFEVHLRKALLNAGKLVDDPSKPRLLLTFKSGREVFMGLAESNNSAMWPMGIPRLKFPRDAPSRSTLKLEEAWHHFIPRDQWDERLHGDMTGVDLGAAPGGWTWQLVNRGMLVTAIDNGPMAESLMDTGLVQHLMADGFTFVPKQPVDWMVCDIVEKPARNAALLETWIGEGYCREAVVNLKLPMKQRYAEVKRLLERIEDGFKARGIRVEIGCKQLYHDREEVTCHLRRLVDVKKTKAR; from the coding sequence ATGAACACCCTTTTTATGCACTGCCGCCCGGGGTTTGAGGGCGAAGTCTGTTCCGAGATCGCGGAACACGCCGCGCGCCTGAACGTTTCCGGCTACGCCAAGGCCAAGACCGGCAGCGCCTGCGCCGAATTTGTCTGCACCGAAGAAGACGGCGCCCAGCGCCTGATGCACGGCCAGCGCTTTGCCGAGCTGATCTTCCCGCGGCAGTGGGCGCGCGGGGTGTTTATCGACCTGCCGGAAACCGACCGTATCAGCGTGATCCTCGCTCACCTGCGTGAATTCCCGGTGTGCGGCAGCCTGTGGCTGGAGATGGTCGACACCAATGACGGCAAGGAACTCTCGAACTTCTGCAAGAAATTCGAAGTGCACCTGCGCAAAGCCTTGTTGAACGCCGGCAAGCTGGTGGACGACCCGAGCAAGCCGCGCCTGCTGCTGACCTTCAAAAGCGGCCGCGAAGTGTTCATGGGCCTGGCCGAGTCGAATAACTCGGCGATGTGGCCGATGGGCATCCCGCGGTTGAAATTCCCCCGGGACGCGCCCAGCCGCTCGACCCTGAAGCTGGAAGAGGCCTGGCACCACTTTATCCCCCGCGACCAGTGGGACGAGCGCCTGCATGGCGACATGACCGGTGTCGATCTGGGGGCGGCCCCTGGTGGCTGGACCTGGCAACTGGTCAACCGTGGCATGCTGGTGACCGCCATCGACAACGGCCCCATGGCCGAAAGCCTGATGGACACCGGCCTGGTGCAGCACCTGATGGCCGACGGCTTTACTTTCGTGCCCAAGCAGCCGGTGGACTGGATGGTGTGCGACATCGTCGAAAAGCCGGCGCGCAACGCGGCGCTGCTTGAGACCTGGATCGGCGAAGGGTATTGCCGCGAGGCGGTGGTGAACCTGAAGTTGCCGATGAAACAGCGTTACGCCGAGGTCAAGCGCCTGCTGGAACGTATCGAGGACGGTTTCAAGGCGCGCGGCATTCGGGTGGAGATCGGCTGCAAGCAGCTGTATCACGACCGTGAAGAAGTGACCTGCCACCTGCGTCGGCTGGTGGATGTGAAGAAAACCAAGGCCCGCTAA
- the tusA gene encoding sulfurtransferase TusA, with protein sequence MSDIFDTAVDGTLDATGLNCPEPVMMLHQHIRDLPPGGLLKVIATDPSTRRDIPKFCVFLDHELVDQQEQAGTYLYWIRKKLD encoded by the coding sequence ATGAGCGATATTTTCGACACCGCCGTGGATGGCACCCTCGACGCAACGGGCCTCAACTGCCCTGAGCCGGTGATGATGCTGCACCAGCACATCCGCGACCTGCCGCCCGGCGGCTTGCTCAAGGTGATCGCGACCGACCCGTCGACGCGCCGCGATATCCCCAAGTTCTGCGTGTTCCTTGACCATGAACTGGTGGATCAACAGGAGCAGGCCGGTACCTATCTGTACTGGATCCGCAAAAAACTCGACTAA